One window of Bacillus alkalicellulosilyticus genomic DNA carries:
- a CDS encoding carbohydrate ABC transporter permease: MSFWRRKQVKTNVYAWLLLLPSFVFLVLFTFWPIAKTFHLSLFQSDLATVEPFFIGLDNFRILASDEVFWKVMKNNMIYAIGTVPTSMAIGLGMALLVNRALKGVGWIRTFFFYPTVIPMIAIANIWLFMYTPQYGMINQVLSWFGIADINWLGNPSTVMIAMIIMVIWKEAGFFMVFYLAGLQNISRELYDAAAIDGGGPWNVFSKITFPLLMPTTLFVFIIAVTNSFKLVDHLVIMTQGGPDNASNLLLFYIYQTAFSFWDQGLASALTVVMLVIMVAIAAWQFLKVDNKIHYS; the protein is encoded by the coding sequence ATTTCTTTTTGGAGAAGAAAGCAAGTGAAAACGAATGTATACGCCTGGCTTCTTCTCCTTCCTTCCTTCGTCTTTTTGGTCTTATTTACGTTTTGGCCAATTGCAAAGACATTCCATTTGAGTTTATTCCAATCAGATTTAGCAACGGTTGAACCGTTCTTTATTGGCTTGGATAACTTTAGGATTCTAGCAAGTGATGAAGTGTTTTGGAAGGTGATGAAAAACAATATGATATATGCAATTGGAACGGTTCCAACAAGTATGGCGATCGGGCTAGGGATGGCACTGTTAGTGAACCGTGCATTAAAAGGTGTAGGTTGGATTCGTACCTTTTTCTTTTATCCTACAGTCATACCGATGATAGCAATAGCGAATATTTGGTTATTTATGTATACTCCCCAATACGGAATGATAAATCAGGTCCTTTCTTGGTTTGGGATTGCTGATATCAATTGGTTAGGCAACCCTTCAACAGTAATGATTGCTATGATAATCATGGTTATCTGGAAGGAAGCAGGTTTTTTTATGGTCTTTTACCTGGCTGGTTTACAAAACATTTCAAGAGAGCTTTATGACGCGGCTGCAATCGATGGGGGAGGACCGTGGAACGTTTTTTCAAAAATTACTTTTCCACTTCTTATGCCAACGACTCTATTTGTTTTTATTATTGCAGTAACCAATTCATTTAAACTTGTAGACCACCTTGTAATTATGACGCAAGGTGGACCAGATAATGCAAGTAACTTATTACTCTTTTATATTTATCAAACTGCTTTTTCCTTTTGGGATCAAGGACTAGCTTCTGCTTTAACGGTAGTCATGCTTGTAATTATGGTCGCTATTGCAGCATGGCAATTTTTAAAGGTAGATAATAAGATTCACTATAGTTAA
- a CDS encoding carbohydrate ABC transporter permease has product MKRLVDLSTYILAFFWVVPLLWLVLTAFQPRELAISLTPTFSFTLENMSKAWNAAPFAQYYLTTFIIVFGILAVQLVTGTLAAYAFARLHFFGREFIFILFLVQIMIPADVLIFPNYNVLRDLALLDSKLGIMIPYFATAFGIFLLRQTFKSIPFELEEAAKMDGCNLLQIIWHVYVPLAKPTFVAFGLVSVSHHWSNFLWPLIVTNSVENRPLTVGLSIFAKSFETGAQWAEVSAATFMVIFPLILAFFIFQRQFISSFMQSGIK; this is encoded by the coding sequence TTGAAACGATTAGTTGATTTGTCTACATATATATTAGCCTTTTTTTGGGTAGTTCCTTTGCTATGGCTTGTGCTCACAGCCTTCCAACCTAGAGAGTTAGCAATTTCGTTAACTCCAACATTTAGCTTTACCTTGGAAAATATGAGCAAGGCTTGGAATGCAGCCCCATTTGCTCAATACTACCTTACTACATTTATTATTGTGTTTGGTATTTTAGCCGTACAGCTTGTGACCGGTACATTGGCGGCATATGCTTTTGCTAGGTTACACTTTTTTGGCAGGGAATTTATTTTTATTTTGTTTTTAGTTCAAATTATGATTCCAGCCGATGTTCTTATTTTTCCAAACTATAATGTTTTGCGTGATTTAGCTTTACTAGATTCAAAGCTTGGGATTATGATTCCATATTTTGCAACAGCTTTTGGGATATTTCTATTACGGCAAACGTTCAAAAGCATTCCATTTGAATTGGAAGAAGCAGCAAAAATGGATGGTTGTAACCTCTTGCAAATCATATGGCATGTGTATGTGCCATTAGCAAAACCAACCTTTGTTGCCTTTGGACTTGTATCGGTTAGCCACCATTGGAGTAACTTCCTATGGCCGTTAATCGTAACCAATTCAGTTGAGAACCGTCCACTTACGGTTGGGTTATCAATCTTTGCAAAATCGTTTGAAACAGGAGCACAGTGGGCTGAAGTGTCGGCTGCTACTTTTATGGTTATTTTCCCATTAATTTTGGCTTTCTTTATTTTTCAACGTCAATTTATTAGTAGCTTTATGCAGTCAGGAATTAAATAG